The Cellulophaga lytica DSM 7489 nucleotide sequence TTTTAGAGCATTGCTAGAAGAAGAACAAAATGCAATTCCACAAGATTCTTTTCCTGTAGATGTAGATGCGTATCCAAAGGTAAAAGTAGCAAATGCTAAAGTACCAGAAGTAGCAATTAAAAATACAGAAGCTTTTGAGCAATGGAAAAGGACAAACCTTGTGCCTCAAAAACAACAGGGCTATGTAGCTATTGGTATAAAAGTAAAGTTAGGAGATTTTTATATTGAAGAAGCTCGTCAATTAGCAGATTTAGTAGATGCGTATGCAGCCGGAGAATTTCGTTTGTCATTGCGTCAAAACATCCTAATACCTTATGTAAAAGAAGAATTGGTTCCTTTCTTTTATACAGAGCTAGAAAAACTTGGTTTTGTAGAGGCTGGTTATAACAAAGCATCAGATATAACTGCTTGTCCTGGTACAGATACTTGTAATTTAGGTATTGCTAGTAGTACTGGTATTGCAGCAGAGTTAGAAAGAGTAATTACAGAAGAATATCCACAATACATAAACAATAAAGATGTTGTTATAAAAATTAGTGGATGTATGAATGCCTGTGGTCAGCACAATATGGCAAACATAGGTTTTCAAGGGATGTCTGTACGTACAAAAGATAAGTTGGTAGCACCTGCTTTACAAGTATTGTTAGGTGGTGGTAATTTAGGTGATGGTAATGGTGTTTTTGCAGATAAAGTTGTAAAAGTACCAAGTAAAAGAGGTCCAGAGGCATTGCGTTTAATTTTAAACGATTTTGACGCTAATGCAAACGGACAATCATTTACTGAGTATTACAAAGAAAAAGGAGAGCATTATTTTTATGACTTTCTAAAACACCTTACAGCTATAGATAATTTAACTCCAGAAGATTTTATAGACTGGGGAAATACAGAACGCTATGAAAAAGCTATTGGTGTAGGCGAGTGTGCTGGTGTTGTTATAGATTTAATTGCAACTTTATTGTTTGAGAGCGAAGAAAAAATTGAAAACGCTGCTGCTGCATTGGAAGATAAAAAATGGTCTGCTAGTATTTTTCATTCGTATTCTGCAATGGTAAACTCTGCTAAAGCATTGCTTACAGCACAGAACACAAAAACAAATACCCATATTAGCATTATTAAAGATTTTGATACTCATTTTGTGTCAAACGGCTTAATAGAATTAAAAACTTCTTTTGAGGAGTTGGCGTTGCAAATAAAAAGCAACAAACCAACGCAAGAATTTGCAGAAGCATACCTTAGAGATTCTAAAGTGTTTTTAGAAGTTGTACAAAAGTTTAGAGAAAAAGAATTAGCAGAAGCTTAAAATTATGGCAAACAAACAAAACACAAACGGACTACTTACAGTAGTTGGTGCAGGCCCAGGAGATGCAGAACTTATTACGCTAAAAGCTATTAAAGCATTGCAAAATGCAGATGTTGTTTTGTTTGATGCTTTGGTAAATAAAGAATTGCTAACCTATGCAGCAAATGCAGAGCATATTTTTGTAGGTAAAAGAAAAGGGTGTTACGCGTACCAACAAGAACAAATTAACGAGCTTATTGTAAGCAGAGCAAAAAGTCACGGTAATGTAGTGCGCTTAAAAGGGGGCGACCCATTTATTTTTGGTCGTG carries:
- a CDS encoding HEPN domain-containing protein, with protein sequence MQSFRTEIENPVVAKDIIDLEAKIKQFNDGKLDEEKFRSLRLARGIYGQRQPGVQMIRIKLPYGKVTSTQLKRICDVSEEYSTGRLHITTRQDIQIHYVDIERTPELWAQLAKDDITIREACGNAVRNITASETAGIDVDEPFDVSPYAHAMFQYFLRNPISQEMGRKFKVSFSSSDADTGLSYMHDLGFIAKIENGVRGFKVLLAGGLGSQPRHAEELYTFLEADKIIPLMDGVIRVFDRYGERKSRAKARMKFLLKDIGLDGFRALLEEEQNAIPQDSFPVDVDAYPKVKVANAKVPEVAIKNTEAFEQWKRTNLVPQKQQGYVAIGIKVKLGDFYIEEARQLADLVDAYAAGEFRLSLRQNILIPYVKEELVPFFYTELEKLGFVEAGYNKASDITACPGTDTCNLGIASSTGIAAELERVITEEYPQYINNKDVVIKISGCMNACGQHNMANIGFQGMSVRTKDKLVAPALQVLLGGGNLGDGNGVFADKVVKVPSKRGPEALRLILNDFDANANGQSFTEYYKEKGEHYFYDFLKHLTAIDNLTPEDFIDWGNTERYEKAIGVGECAGVVIDLIATLLFESEEKIENAAAALEDKKWSASIFHSYSAMVNSAKALLTAQNTKTNTHISIIKDFDTHFVSNGLIELKTSFEELALQIKSNKPTQEFAEAYLRDSKVFLEVVQKFREKELAEA